GGCCTGCGGCGTCGAGGACCTGCAGCTCCGCCTCGATGGCGGCGGCGCCCGCGGCGCGCGCGGGGGCCAGCGCCGCGCCGGCGCGCTCGCCGTGCACTTCCCCGTCGGGAGCCcgctcctggcgcgcctctcggTGCGCGGGCTCCACCTCACGGCCTCCGCCAACGCCATGGTCGCCACGCTCGAGGTCATCCACCTCCACTCCGTCTCCATCACCGACGCCGCGCTGCGCCGGGTCGTCGCCGCCTGCCCCTGCCTCCGCGACCTCGAGCTCCGCTACTGCCGCCACCTACGCCGCATCGACTTCACCACCGTCGGGGCCGCCAACCTCAGGAGCCTCACCGTCGTGGACTGCTCCCGCACCACCGAGCTGCGGGTCCCGGCGGCGCCCCGCCTCCGCTCGTTCCGGTTCAGCGGCCCCTTCCTCTGCAGCAACCTTTTCTCTGGCGTCGGTGACTCTTTCCAGGATCTCTACCTCTGCTCGGGCGGGCCAGAGGCCGGCTTGCCGCCCACCAATTTGCCCTCGGCGGTTCCTCACCTTGCCAACATCACCACCCTCACCATATGCAGCATTGCCCTCCAGGTTCGTCTTTGGCATCCATTCCATTTccttgtgaaacactttccattGGCTATGCGCTTATACTTTGTTCTACCTCTACCTCTAGTACGTGTCTGCGTCACTGGCCACCATCCTCAAGGAGACCAATCTCCGCAGGTTGAAGGAGCTTCAATTGCTCATGTTCGGGATGGCCAACTCCAATCTCGCAGACATTTTTAGCTTCCTCAAGACCTGTTCCTGTCCTCAGTTGGAGAGGCTCTTCGTGCAGGTTGTTATCTTTACGCGCAATGTATTTGGTCATAGTCCATTCATTATATGTACTATGCATGATGTCTGGACGTTTTGATTCTCAATATATGGCACTTGATGTGACAGCTACCAACAAACACCCATGATTCGTTCACGAGGAATTACTTGGACGTGGCAGAGGAAGAACAGCCTGAAGACGGATTAGAAAACCTTCGGTTGGCCAAGATGACAAACTTCAAGGGGCATCACAATGAGATGCGTCTGCTGGACTTTCTGCTGACAAAGGCCAGTTGCCTTAAGAAATTGTTCCTGGTTGCTCCTAAAGAGGATCACCCACAAGGGCTAAGAAAGATTCAGCCAGATGTGCTGCCCCTTTCTCGAAAGGCAGAAATTCTTGAAAGAGCTTCAGCAGGCACCCAGATAGTTTTCAGTGGGCCTGATAGTTCTCACGCTCAGCCATTGCACTCGGAAGTCTTCATCAGATTTTAGCTTGAAATTAGCAACAGTGCTGTAGTCCGATTATTTCTTCTAAATCATTACATTTATAGCTGTTAGGCAACAAGCATGAAATACAAATCTGGGACACATACAGAGTATGGTAGAACATTTTCGCAAATTTGTACTTCAGATATTCTGGCAAGATGGTTAAAATGTGAGGTGTTAAGATCTGCGTCTTTGCCtcttctactactactactaccgcTTTTCTCTCTAAATAGCTTTGCGATTAGCCTGATCAGCCATCTCTTTGTAGTTAGCTTATGTATAAGTTGCTGCTGGGAAATCATGTATACGAAACAAATATGCTTACACCATAGGAAAACGAATGACTTCATTCTTTGAGGGACAAACTGGACAACTGATTTCAGATCCTGGACCGTGCATAGATTGGTAAGTTGTTGCCTGATATAAGATACCTTGGTGTTGTCCGCTTGAGGTGAGCTCCCTTGGTTAGTCTCAAAATCACTATTGCCTTATCTCGTCTAggtttcttgatttctactcccTCCGCCCCAAATTACTCGCAAAAATGGatagaaatgaatgtatctagaactaaaaatacgtctagatacatccatttctgcgacaagtaattccggacggagggagtactatatagGTATAGTTTGTACAGGAGCATTCTGATGGAGCAAGGTTCTCTATAATCTACTATTGCCCTACCATTAAAGTTATGTTATGGCAGATAAAGTCGTATAAACTACAGCTGTCATGGACCTTATCTGTTTTTTGCATTGGTCATATAAGTAAACTTATGTTTTGGGCTTAGATAGTACTACATGCAGCATCGAAATGTACTTTCCTATCATGAAGATATGAATCATGTGGTCATGCGAACTTCATTACAATATAGCCACTCTTTCAGACTGTTGCAATGATGTATGTGCAATCTTTCGAAGATGATGTTTTCTTGTTTGGCGAATCTTCCTTCAAGTATGTGTTCTCCCtttgcaatgctatcttgttttCCTCAGCATAGCATGTTAGATTATGAAAGAGCTTTTTTAAGTAAGTGGTACTAATTTTTACAGAAACCACTATCTTCATGGTCAGATTCTGTGTGTATGTTCCGTCTTGATTGATGGTAGTAATAGGTGAACATATTTCAGTATGCAGTTTGGCTGGAGTAGTGGTATAGAAAGTATTTCAACATGGAACTTTGTGAACACCCTTGCTTTCACTGTATCAGTATGCCGATTCTTTGTTCAGTTGAGCTGGTGCTAAGGGCAGCAATGTGGCAGAtcttcccttcatgccgacataTAGAAGCTTGGGTGCTGATTTCATGTATGCTTGCTCCTATTGGGCTTCGAGATCATGGAAATTTTGTACAATGTTTATGCATTTCTAATTTTCTATCTAATGTGGAGCCTGTAGAGGTAATTAGCTAATTCTCCTACTTCTTGCTTTTCTAACCAATATATTTAGTTGCATGATCCCGTGTTATCCTGTTTTTTGTGAGACAGATACTGTGTGTCTGTACAGATAAAACAATGATGTTGTCTTTTCATGGAAGAAGAATTGCAGATGGTGGGAGCTAGCTCTATAGTGGCAACAGTTACTTTCCTGATAATGGTAGATTTGAGACGGTGCACTGATGATATCTGTGCAACAAGTCGATATCTAGGAAATGGCTATCTAGCAGGAATGCTAAAAAATGTTAAAAGTGTGACTGGGTTATAATTGATTATTGGTGGTATCAAGGTCTGTCTTTTAATGTTTAGGTCATTCAAAATCGTAAGTGGCTCCGAGGAATGAGATTGATTGTGCAACTTTTTCAGCTAGCTTATTTTTGGCTTGAAAGTGGTGGGAGCTGCGGGCATGGCGGTGTTCAGATATTCAGCGAATGATGATTTCCTGAAATAATCTAATAGTGCACCCAAGAAGTTGGTGTAGTTTATGGGGCTAACCTGGGAGACCTGGGTGGGacatctttatgaaaattctaaGGTGCTCTTATATGAAAGTGGAAAAGTCGTACCACATCTCAGTGCTTTGGTTTTGCACCTTATCCTGCAAGCATGCCACGCGGAACTGTAGAGCCACACAACATTGGGATTTGTGAAAGGATGTGGATAATGATGTGAAGGTATCCACTATCTTACACCTATCTTCTGCACTTGCATGCTTAAAAGCAGTGATACTTGTACATTTGTTTGATTCTGCTATATTTAATACTCTCTAGGATGGGATCATGTCTCTTGAATTTGGCAAATGTTGATATAGAGCTTTGCTTGGGCTTTGTACTGACGCCCAGCTATCTGGAATCAGCTGATCATACTTGCTCTCATGTGGGTGTCGAATAATACTTGCTCTTTTTTAGATGCTATTTTTCATTCTAAGAAACTGATTGTTTTCAAGGTTGATGAAATAAATAATTGTATCCGCGTTCTCCTAAAAAGAGCAGCAGTTAAATTGCTGCAACATGTTGGAACAGGAATTACTTGGGTATGTTATTTAGTTGTGACCTTGTGGGGAGAAATTTTTGATGAACTATCAGACATTTGAATTTGTTCTTAGAAATAACTGTCTTTGTTTTGTGGCAGTTCAAAGATGTCGCTATATGGTTACCTTGTCATGCTCATATAGCTGTCTGGGATCTATGGTATAACCTTCTTCAACTCTTGTGTTAAAACATTACTACATTGGTTTGTGTCGATGTCTGAGTGCAGCATACTTGTTGGTCTGCTATCTAGCATTATGCACCATGTATCCTTTTGTGGGCAACTGGCTCATGAAACCAAGTTTAACTTAATTCTTATCCAACATGTAGCAAAATGGTAAACTAACAGATAACGAGTTCACAGCTTAGCCAAAAGCATCTGTATTCATCTGATCGTTTCAATCACTATAAAGTTGTTCACAAAGGCAGGACTGGAAGTTAACCTTTCTGGCAATGATATCATTCACGAGGTAGATCCTTTCTTCATGAATTTACACATGACTCTTTACACATGGACACTCTTGTTTGCAATACTAGATAATAGTTCTTGTGCATTGTGCTTGCTAACTTCTGTATGACTTGATGAAGAAATCTGTGTTGCGAAGATGTATAATTTACCCCACCTGGCTAATAAGATATCTTTGCACATAAGTTGAGGCTACACTAAACTAAAACTTTGGACATTTTCTTGGCGGTGATTTTGTTGTAGTTAGTCATCATATATTAGTTATTCTGTTTACAGATAACTAGTTGAGATATAAGAGCATACGCTCATACACATACATTTCTGGATATGCACTATCTGGTGTACTTGTGCAAAACTCTCCTATGTCCTTTTGCCATTTACAGGATGAGTTGAATGTGTTCATTTTCCTGTGGTGCAGTCATAAATGCTTGAAGAATGGATGATTCACATTTCGCTGAATGTACTTATGTGTACTCAAGTAAGCCTGAGGAGCAAGCAATATTGTGATAAAGCTGTAGTACTAGCATGTAATAACTGTGAAAAGAACTCACCAGATATAGCTGGTGAAACATCTTTACCAaggttttatttttcttttggGCTGCTGGTATTGGGACTCTCTGATTTTTGGATTTCATCGTGACAAGTAGGTACATTGTTGGAGTTCCGATACGGGCATGCATTGGGTCGCATCAACTTCCCAGGTCATCTCTAGTTCTCTATTTCCAACCTTCCATGCATAGTGCATCTTTTCACTTCTATTTTTCTGTACTAAAGTTATGGGCAACCAATTATATG
The sequence above is a segment of the Aegilops tauschii subsp. strangulata cultivar AL8/78 chromosome 6, Aet v6.0, whole genome shotgun sequence genome. Coding sequences within it:
- the LOC109754324 gene encoding F-box protein At5g03100, giving the protein MERERRRAAGWEDRISELPDALRLQILSLLPLKCAIRTGALSSRWRDLWEQRWPVPSSLRLRVPPGPSGAAGAQAQLAAVDRRGRRRVDVFSLAFHAGQLTQADLKRCVDYAAACGVEDLQLRLDGGGARGARGGQRRAGALAVHFPVGSPLLARLSVRGLHLTASANAMVATLEVIHLHSVSITDAALRRVVAACPCLRDLELRYCRHLRRIDFTTVGAANLRSLTVVDCSRTTELRVPAAPRLRSFRFSGPFLCSNLFSGVGDSFQDLYLCSGGPEAGLPPTNLPSAVPHLANITTLTICSIALQYVSASLATILKETNLRRLKELQLLMFGMANSNLADIFSFLKTCSCPQLERLFVQLPTNTHDSFTRNYLDVAEEEQPEDGLENLRLAKMTNFKGHHNEMRLLDFLLTKASCLKKLFLVAPKEDHPQGLRKIQPDVLPLSRKAEILERASAGTQIVFSGPDSSHAQPLHSEVFIRF